CCAGGCGGTGCGGGCGATGGTGTCCGCCGAGCGCGGGGACCACGCCCGCGCCGAGATCGCCGCCATCGTCTCGGTCCGGCTCAACGCGCCGCTGCTGCCCGGTGACGCGCTCACCGTGCGCGCCGACCGCGTCCCGTCGCCCGACCAGGACCTCGTGCGGGTCAAGGCCGTGTGCCTGCGGGCGGACGACGTGGTCGCCGCCCGGATGACCCTGGACGTCCGCGTCACCTCCGACGCACCGACCACCGAGAGGGGCCAGGCGTGACCGCCCAGCTGACCCGGCCCCTGATGGGGCACGCCGAGATCAGGCGCGTGCTGCCGCACCGGCACCCGGTGCTGCTGGTCGACCAGGTGCTGGAACTGGTCCCCGGCGAGCGCATCACCGCCACCAAGGCGATCTCCGGCTCGGAGCCCTGCTTCGCGGGCATCGCCGAGGACGCGCCGTCCGCCGCCTACGCCTTCCCCGTGCCGCTGGTCGTGGAGTCGTTCGGCCAGGCGGGCGCGATCCTGTGGCTGGTCGGCACGCCCGACGCCGAGCGCCACCCCGGCACCCTGATCTTCGGCGCGGCCCGCCACGTCGTGGTGCACGACCGCGCGCACCCCGGCGACGTGCTGACCCACACCGTCCGGATCGACTCGGCCAAGGGGCCCAACGCCTTCATGACCGGCGAGGTCCGCGCGGGCGACCGGCTCATCGCCTCGGTCGGCTCCGTGCTGGCCGTGATCCGCGAGCCGGACGCCCTCTAGCACCACCCCCCAAGTCCTCCCCGGCGACCC
This genomic window from Saccharothrix sp. HUAS TT1 contains:
- a CDS encoding 3-hydroxyacyl-ACP dehydratase FabZ family protein, producing MNRTHAAPLTAVDQVEPTPGGVRAEKRVVADDPYLAGHYPDFAIYPGVFTIESVHQAVRAMVSAERGDHARAEIAAIVSVRLNAPLLPGDALTVRADRVPSPDQDLVRVKAVCLRADDVVAARMTLDVRVTSDAPTTERGQA
- a CDS encoding 3-hydroxyacyl-ACP dehydratase FabZ family protein, which translates into the protein MTAQLTRPLMGHAEIRRVLPHRHPVLLVDQVLELVPGERITATKAISGSEPCFAGIAEDAPSAAYAFPVPLVVESFGQAGAILWLVGTPDAERHPGTLIFGAARHVVVHDRAHPGDVLTHTVRIDSAKGPNAFMTGEVRAGDRLIASVGSVLAVIREPDAL